A single genomic interval of Cucumis sativus cultivar 9930 chromosome 5, Cucumber_9930_V3, whole genome shotgun sequence harbors:
- the CSPIN6 gene encoding auxin efflux carrier component 3-like (The RefSeq protein has 5 substitutions compared to this genomic sequence) encodes MISWKDLYTVLTAVIPLYVAMILAYGSVRWWKIFTPDQCSGINRFVAIFAVPLLSFHFISSNDPYAVNFRFIAADTLQKIIMLFFLGIWTNFTKNGSLEWMITIFSLSTLPNTLVMGIPLLIAMYGEYSGSLMVQVVVLQCIIWYTLLLFLFEYRGAKILIMEQFPETAASIVSFKVDSDVVSLDGRDFLETDAEIGDDGKLHVTVRKSNASRRSLGPCSLPALTPRPSNLTGAEIYSLSSSRNPTPRGSNFNNSDFYSMMGFQGRLSNFGPGDLYSVQSSRGPTPRPSNFEENSAVQPQTASPRFGFYPAQTVPSSYPAPNPEFTKTAKIPQPPPPPPPQQPQQQPQNAKPNHDAKELHMFVWSSSASPVSEGAGGLHIFAGNEVAGAEQSGRSDQGAKEIRMLVADHPQNGENKENEGYVGEAFSFSGKEGEDERDDQKEGPTGSTGDQLHGKVSAGAPDGVNSKLMPPASVMTRLILIMVWRKLIRNPNTYSSLIGLIWSLISFRWHVAMPKIIERSISILSDAGLGMAMFTLGIFMGLQPKMIACGNSVATFAMAIRLLTGPAVMAIASIAIGLRGTLLRVAIVQAALPQGIVPFVFAKEYNVHPAILSTWVIFGMLIALPITLLYYVLLGL; translated from the exons ATGATTTCATGGAAGGATCTTTACACCGTCTTAACGGCGGTTATCCCTCTTTACGTCGCCATGATTTTGGCTTACGGTTCTGTTCGGTGGTGGAAGATTTTCACTCCCGATCAATGCTCTGGAATCAATCGTTTTGTCGCCATTTTCGCCGTTCctcttctttcctttcattttatatCTTCTAATGATCCTTACGCTATGAACTTCCGTTTCATCGCTGCTGATACACTTCAGAAGATCattatgttgttttttcttgggATTTGGACTAATTTCACTAAGAATGGGAGTTTAGAATGGATGATtactattttctctctctccaccCTTCCGAATACTCTGGTTATGGGGATTCCTCTGTTGATTGCCATGTACGGTGAGTACAGTGGGAGTCTGATGGTACAGGTGGTGGTCTTGCAGTGTATTATTTGGTATACGCTTTTGCTTTTTCTGTTTGAATACCGTGGTGCGAAGATTCTCATTATGGAGCAATTTCCCGAGACGGCTGCTTCCATTGTTTCCTTTAAAGTTGATTCTGATGTGGTTTCATTAGATGGTAGAGATTTTCTTGAGACTGATGCTGAGATTGGAGACGACGGAAAGCTTCACGTGACAGTGAGGAAGTCCAATGCTTCTCGTCGCTCTCTTGGACCTTGTTCACTTCCGGCATTAACGCCTAGACCTTCTAATCTCACTGGTGCCGAGATTTATAGCTTGAGTTCTTCTCGAAACCCTACTCCTCGAGGCTCCAATTTCAACAATTCCGATTTCTATTCTATGATGGGATTTCAAGGTCGATTGTCTAATTTCGGACCTGGAGATTTGTATTCCGTTCAGTCCTCCAGAGGTCCCACTCCCCGGCCGTCAAATTTTGAAGAGAACTCTGCCGTTCAGCCTCAAACTGCCTCTCCGAGGTTCGGGTTTTACCCGGCTCAAACTGTGCCCTCGTCTTACCCGGCTCCAAATCCCGAATTCACTAAAACTGCTAAAATCCCTCAGCCACCGCCGCCTCCTCCGCCGCAGCAACCACAGCAACAACCGCAGAACGCTAAACCAAACCATGACGCGAAGGAGCTTCACATGTTTGTATGGAGCTCTAGCGCTTCTCCAGTCTCTGAAGGCGCCGGTGGACTTCACATTTTCGCCGGGAATGAAGTAGCCGGAGCCGAGCAATCTGGACGGTCCGATCAAGGCGCCAAGGAGATCCGGATGCTCGTGGCTGATCATCCACAAAACGGGGAGAACAAAG AAAATGAGGGCTATGTAGGTGAAGCCTTTAGTTTCAGCGGCAAAGAAGGGGAGGATGAAAGAGATGATCAGAAAGAAGGACCCACAGGCTCAACAGGAGATCAACTCCACGGGAAAGTTTCCGCCGGCGCACCGGACGGCGTGAACTCAAAACTAATGCCGCCGGCAAGCGTGATGACCCGTTTGATTCTAATCATGGTTTGGCGGAAACTGATCAGAAATCCGAACACGTATTCAAGTCTGATCGGATTAATTTGGTCACTCATTTCATTCCG GTGGCATGTGGCCATGCctaaaataatagagaaatCGATCTCCATACTCTCTGATGCAGGACTTGGAATGGCTATGTTTAGCTTAG gtatATTTATGGGACTACAACCAAAGATGATAGCATGTGGGAACTCTGTTGCTACTTTTGCCATGGCTATCAGATTCCTAACTGGGCCAGCCGTTATGGCTATTGCTTCCATCGCTATTGGCTTACGCGGAACCCTCCTCCGCGTAGCTATTGTTCAG GCGGCATTGCCTCAAGGAATTGTACCATTCGTGTTCGCCAAAGAGTACAACGTCCATCCAGCAATTCTAAGCACCGG GGTTATCTTTGGAATGCTCATAGCTCTCCCCATTACTTTGCTCTACTATGTTCTGCTGGGTCtgtaa